The genome window AGTATTCCGACTGTCTTACATTATATTGGAAAATAAGCTGAATTTAAGAAAGATAGCTCCCTATGACTGAAGAATAACTTCTCCGGGGAGCTTATTAATTATAGATTAACCTCTTTTATTTCATAAAATATAAAAACCAAACGGCATGATTTTGCTCATCATGCGCGGCTCTTAAAAAAGCTTCTTTTACTTGATGGTTCGTTGTATTATAGGCGATTTCTAAATACATATCGACAGTCTCTTGTTCATCAAGAAAGGCAGCATCGATTCCTTTTCGATAATTAGTTGGACATTTTTCTTTCATTATTGGTGTGTGTTTTTTTCCTGTTAATTGAGTATATAAATTGGAAAAAGTATTATAATGTCTAATTTCATCTTTTCGAATTTCTGTTATGACTGTTTGTTCCTTTTTCGAAGGAGCGATATTTTTTAGGGTATGATAACAAGAAATGGCTGCATATTCTCCATTAATTGCTTTTGTAATTTGTGAAAGTAAATGGTTCTTTCGGATAGAAGTTTGATTAGGTTGCCTATAAAGACTGTAGGAATATGATGGTAGATTAAAAGGTGTAAAATATTTTTGATGAGGAGAATTGGATAGTTGGCTCCATTGGCTATGAGAGGAAAATGGATATCCTTCCAGCCTATGCGGTATAGCTAGGTTCATCTTAAAACTCCTTTGTTTTTGCTTTATCTTATTCTTAGTTCTGTGGAAAGTTGGTTGTCTTTATTAAAATGGGTGTCTAACAGCAAAGATAAAAAAATCTCCCCCGAAAGAGTAAAAAGTTTTTAAAATAGAACATTAGTTCGCGAACGACTTGAATAAGAACGAATGTTCTTGTATAATGAAAAAGAAGGAGGAGTTAACGATGGTAAAGCAATTAGAAAAAGCATGGAAAGAAAAAAGACCAATTGAGATTATCTATGTAAAAAAGGATAATACTGTCTCCCAGCGTACAATACTGGTGTATGGAGTCACAGACATATACATAATGGCCTATTGTCTAAAAAAGAAGCAGCCACGCATTTTCAAGTTGGGTTCCATCTTAGCAGCCTCCTTTGTAAAAAAGAGACATCCATTGTATGCTTAGAAGCTTTCTCCTGAGGAGATAGCTTTTTATTTTTGAACAGATAAGATTGAATGTTGTTGCAGATGAATGGGAGCCAGTATAGATATTTCAGACTTGTAGGGTCCTTTCTAAAAAAGGAGAATCTATCATATTAGATTGTGAATCTATAAGCTTTTGTTCTAATTAGTGAATCATTAGCTGAGATCGTTTGCTGGTATTATAAAATGCTCCGATTTCCTTGTGTTTAGCTTTATTAAAATCATCTATATTTACTAGACATATTATCCGCGTTTCTATTAATAGACTTTTCTCTTAGTAGTTCTGCATATTTTGACAAAGAATAGTATAAAAGCTCGGACAAGCATTGTTTCCTTACATAATATATATTGTAAGTGAAATTCAAAATTTGAAAGGAGCGAAAGAGAATGGGTCGTCATAATAATAATGTAGGTGGTTCAGGTAATAACAAACATTGCAATAAATGTTCTAATCGTGTTTCCCCAGTAGAAGATATCATCCATCCAACTAAAACAGTTGTTCGTACAACAACAAATGAACGCAGAATCCGTAATATTCATCCAACAGAAATCATCAATGTAAACAGAACTGTAGTTCGTAATGAAAACTTTTTCCCTGTAACAGAAAGACAAGTAAACGAAACAGTAGTGGAAGATTTTGATTGTGGAGCTGACATTAATAACTCAAATAACTGTAGACCAAGAAGAAGATTCTTCTAATGCAAGTAGGAAAGGGCACCTGTTTAAATATATATAGGTGCCCTTTTTTGTATAAGCGAGGATCTGTATTCAAAAAAGGACAAAAAAAGAAAGCACAAACCGTGCTTTCTTTTTACGGATTAATAACTTCCTAAATAGGAAGCCCCAA of Niallia circulans contains these proteins:
- a CDS encoding ferritin family protein, yielding MNLAIPHRLEGYPFSSHSQWSQLSNSPHQKYFTPFNLPSYSYSLYRQPNQTSIRKNHLLSQITKAINGEYAAISCYHTLKNIAPSKKEQTVITEIRKDEIRHYNTFSNLYTQLTGKKHTPIMKEKCPTNYRKGIDAAFLDEQETVDMYLEIAYNTTNHQVKEAFLRAAHDEQNHAVWFLYFMK
- a CDS encoding WYL domain-containing protein, whose product is MVKQLEKAWKEKRPIEIIYVKKDNTVSQRTILVYGVTDIYIMAYCLKKKQPRIFKLGSILAASFVKKRHPLYA
- a CDS encoding spore coat protein, giving the protein MGRHNNNVGGSGNNKHCNKCSNRVSPVEDIIHPTKTVVRTTTNERRIRNIHPTEIINVNRTVVRNENFFPVTERQVNETVVEDFDCGADINNSNNCRPRRRFF